One Prunus dulcis chromosome 7, ALMONDv2, whole genome shotgun sequence DNA segment encodes these proteins:
- the LOC117635645 gene encoding uncharacterized protein LOC117635645, with amino-acid sequence MNVKSVVAEGSCDNGLSDYMIFLMDKPNFPEKQTPSWGTWEELLLACAVHRFGTQSWDAVATELRKRSSNLHLLTPHACKRKFHDLRRRFSQNDAASGKDDDTPPIPWLDQLRQRRLDELRRELQRYDHSIVSLQLKVERLKEVREQSLRETEKPVEKSDLEKTEEEEIEHKDAEPEDNSPEKKGISGEVSEHDDRSCNESNTTDPKHEISETEVADADKGSGQTEPAGEEIEPVEKLDNPVVEDSCNGSSDSVVKETAVVEAEKGNSGELKESVAESKGREEEGTKESPSNSEVQSSASLSRKLGQEPNSGGPGGPDRPEEPSEPDQEDESPAMKGVPVESQPLAEFLGIIRSHKFASFFERRLHSQETPIYKNMIRQHVDFELVQTRLEGGRYEPCSRFLFFRDLLLICNNAIVFFGKKSPEYKAACELQLLVSKEMVLQAPKQDPPPKEETPKPPAPPLNQDPETSDSLLAKSKLSLPLNACRKRSSITARASTTSSSGPDRKKEQITTSFRDVKPAISWKQKEESSDEVEKLHVTKKRRKERLRSSSRNNSSKNGRSHGNTNNDRNSEANDGFSSRVVTSNENSESKAETEKKSNTNSSGKKRSAADFLSRMKRSSTSKTGLSAETSKTPDNNSRGGRAEQRKNGNGKGNAQKDQGSRRGSGGRQAAKEQGSPTKRSVGRPSKRAAAPATAGPAKRTRQRG; translated from the exons ATGAACGTTAAATCAGTTGTTGCAGAGGGAAGTTGTGACAATGGACTGAGTGACTACATGATTTTCTTGATGGATAAACCCAATTTTCCCGAGAAACAAACACCATCATGGGGCACGTGGGAGGAGCTTCTCCTCGCCTGCGCCGTCCACCGCTTCGGCACGCAGAGCTGGGACGCCGTCGCCACCGAACTCCGCAAACGCAGTTCCAATCTCCATCTTCTCACCCCGCACGCATGTAAACGCAAGTTCCACGACCTCCGACGTCGTTTCAGTCAAAACGATGCCGCTTCCGGCAAAGACGACGATACTCCCCCTATTCCTTGGCTAGACCAGTTGCGACAACGCCGTCTCGATGAACTCCGACGTGAACTCCAACGCTACGACCATTCCATCGT GTCTCTGCAGTTGAAGGTGGAGAGATTAAAGGAGGTTCGCGAACAGAGTTTGAGAGAGACCGAAAAACCGGTTGAAAAATCGGATCTTGAGAAGACTGAAGAGGAAGAGATCGAACACAAAGACGCCGAACCGGAAGACAATTCGCCGGAGAAGAAAGGTATCTCCGGCGAAGTCTCCGAGCATGACGACCGGTCGTGTAACGAATCAAACACGACAGATCCGAAACACGAGATTTCCGAAACCGAAGTCGCCGATGCTGATAAAGGCTCCGGACAGACTGAACCGGCCGGTGAGGAGATTGAACCGGTGGAGAAGTTGGATAATCCGGTGGTGGAGGATTCGTGTAACGGAAGCTCCGATTCGGTGGTGAAGGAAACGGCGGTTGTGGAGGCGGAGAAGGGGAACTCCGGCGAGTTGAAGGAATCGGTGGCCGAGTCGAAAGGAAGGGAGGAGGAGGGGACGAAGGAGAGTCCGAGTAACAGTGAGGTGCAGAGCTCGGCGAGTTTGTCGAGAAAACTAGGGCAAGAACCGAACTCGGGTGGACCGGGCGGTCCGGACAGACCGGAAGAACCATCTGAACCGGACCAAGAGGATGAATCTCCCGCCATGAAGGGGGTCCCCGTTGAATCTCAGCCGTTGGCTGAATTCCTCGGGATAATCCGGTCTCATAAGTTTGCCTCCTTTTTCGAGCGCCGGCTTCATTCTCAG GAGACCCCCATTTATAAAAACATGATTCGGCAACATGTAGATTTTGAATTGGTGCAAACCAGACTTGAAGGAGGTCGGTACGAACCCTGCAGCAGATTCTTATTTTTTCGAGATCTGTTGCTTATTTGTAACAATGCCATAGTCTTCTTTGGGAAAAAGTCTCCAGAATACAAGGCCGCGTGCGAGCTTCAGTTACTTGTTTCGAAGGAAATGGTTCTTCAGGCTCCTAAACAAGATCCACCACCTAAAGAAGAAACTCCGAAACCGCCAGCTCCACCTCTGAACCAGGATCCTGAAACGTCGGATTCATTGCTagcaaaatcaaaactttCACTTCCACTGAATGCTTGTCGCAAGCGCAGCTCAATTACTGCAAGAGCATCCACAACATCTTCTTCTGGACCAGACAGAAAAAAAGAGCAAATCACTACCTCATTCCGTGATGTCAAGCCAGCTATAAGTTGGAAGCAAAAAGAAGAATCCTCGGATGAAGTTGAGAAACTTCACGTCAccaagaagagaagaaaagaaagactCAGGAGCAGTTCAAGAAACAACTCGAGCAAAAATGGCAGGAGCCATGGTAATACTAACAACGACAGGAATTCAGAAGCCAATGACGGGTTTTCAAGCAGAGTAGTGACAAGCAATGAGAACTCAGAGTCCAAAGCTGAGACGGAAAAGAAGAGCAACACTAATTCAAGTGGGAAAAAGCGAAGCGCCGCAGATTTTTTGAGTAGAATGAAGAGGAGCTCCACATCCAAAACTGGATTATCGGCAGAGACATCAAAGACCCCGGACAATAACAGCAGAGGAGGAAGAGCAGAGCAGaggaaaaatggaaatggcAAGGGAAATGCACAAAAAGATCAAGGTTCGCGCAGAGGTTCTGGTGGGAGACAAGCTGCAAAAGAGCAAGGAAGTCCCACGAAAAGGAGTGTGGGACGGCCCTCAAAAAGGGCAGCCGCACCAGCAACAGCTGGTCCGGCAAAGCGAACTAGACAGAGAGGCTAA